A region from the Bacteroidota bacterium genome encodes:
- a CDS encoding polysaccharide deacetylase family protein: MTHLLIYTNRTSERLTYIFDFILTELLGLSYELTSDQEQFSDYKEPKFSYATMAVGYEPFFESTPLLFEKDIHPQPINFSEYEHLMGFYPVSDRSLIPFDIFASAFFMITRYEEYLPGKKDKYDRYRGSQSMSSKGGHLEKPMIDYYALALKKILKAQYPALQFRPNPFEYILTFDVDMAFSYLHKDTRTNLGGFARSIILSEFGDFKDRFLVLLRQKRDPYDTYDYIYEIAEKHDLKTRFFFLLGDKSKFDKNVSYKIPAFREIVKMVSEKSETGIHLSFKSHVSNELMVKEIERLQEIGGNKVSANRFHYLRYQIPSSYSRLIKVGITEDHSMGYAGRVGFRAGTGSPYSFFNLKHNVRTPLRIYPFAFMDATFVHYRRNNPNESLEKIRELMNYVKETGGPFVGLWHNSSFTENKDYKGWRKIFETVAEEAAELMKES, from the coding sequence GTGACCCATCTACTAATATATACGAATCGGACTTCAGAGCGCCTGACGTACATCTTTGACTTTATTTTGACCGAGTTATTAGGTCTTAGTTACGAACTGACAAGTGACCAGGAACAATTCTCTGACTATAAAGAGCCAAAATTTTCCTATGCCACCATGGCGGTCGGATATGAGCCCTTCTTCGAATCTACCCCGCTTTTATTTGAAAAAGACATTCATCCTCAACCGATAAATTTTTCTGAGTACGAACATTTGATGGGATTTTATCCCGTGTCTGATAGATCACTGATTCCTTTTGACATTTTTGCCTCCGCCTTTTTTATGATTACCCGGTATGAGGAATATCTGCCCGGCAAAAAGGATAAATACGATCGCTATCGAGGTAGCCAAAGTATGAGTTCTAAGGGTGGGCATCTTGAAAAACCCATGATTGATTATTATGCGTTAGCGCTTAAAAAAATTCTAAAAGCTCAGTATCCGGCCTTACAGTTTCGACCAAATCCATTTGAATACATTTTGACTTTTGATGTAGATATGGCGTTTTCCTATCTCCATAAAGACACAAGAACCAATTTAGGAGGTTTTGCACGATCAATAATTCTTTCCGAGTTTGGAGATTTTAAAGATCGGTTTTTAGTTTTATTGCGACAGAAGCGTGACCCTTATGACACTTATGACTATATCTATGAAATTGCCGAAAAGCATGATCTTAAAACCCGTTTTTTCTTTTTGTTAGGTGATAAGTCTAAGTTTGACAAGAACGTTTCATACAAAATTCCCGCGTTTCGTGAAATAGTAAAAATGGTTTCTGAAAAATCTGAAACCGGGATCCACTTATCTTTCAAATCACATGTCTCCAATGAATTGATGGTAAAGGAAATTGAAAGACTACAGGAAATTGGGGGAAACAAAGTCAGTGCTAACCGATTTCATTATCTCCGATATCAAATTCCTTCCTCTTATAGTCGGTTAATTAAAGTAGGGATCACCGAAGATCATTCCATGGGTTATGCGGGTCGTGTGGGATTTCGAGCTGGCACTGGTTCTCCTTATAGTTTTTTTAATCTAAAACACAACGTAAGAACGCCTTTAAGAATTTATCCATTTGCTTTTATGGATGCAACTTTCGTGCATTATCGCAGAAATAATCCAAATGAATCTTTAGAGAAAATCCGGGAGCTAATGAATTATGTGAAAGAAACCGGAGGGCCTTTTGTGGGCTTATGGCATAACAGTTCTTTTACCGAGAATAAAGATTATAAAGGCTGGAGAAAAATATTTGAAACGGTTGCCGAGGAGGCAGCCGAGTTAATGAAGGAATCTTGA
- a CDS encoding 3-hydroxyacyl-CoA dehydrogenase, with protein sequence MRMEDFKDYDAIFDLNFDDDPSNFPLYASLRDKPIFTSAVKMSLNELVYTSELKVKCKLFGINALPTFLNQGKWEISAYRKFQIPDLVNLMKALSIDYLPVEDRVGMVKPRVIFMLINEACYALQGSTATMEDIDLSMKLGTNYPFGPFEWSDKIGLTHVFETLAALYEDTKDERYKISPLLKAKYMRNESFYRNQAKK encoded by the coding sequence ATGAGGATGGAGGATTTTAAGGATTATGACGCTATTTTCGATTTGAATTTTGATGATGATCCGTCTAATTTTCCGTTATATGCTTCATTAAGAGATAAACCAATATTCACCTCCGCGGTAAAAATGAGTCTGAATGAATTGGTGTATACCTCAGAATTGAAGGTAAAATGTAAGCTATTTGGAATCAATGCATTGCCTACTTTTCTAAATCAGGGAAAATGGGAAATCAGCGCCTATCGCAAATTTCAAATTCCTGATTTGGTGAACTTGATGAAAGCGCTTTCAATAGATTACTTACCTGTTGAAGATCGGGTAGGGATGGTGAAACCACGAGTGATTTTCATGCTAATTAATGAGGCTTGCTACGCACTTCAAGGAAGTACCGCTACAATGGAGGATATTGATTTGTCTATGAAGTTAGGAACCAACTATCCGTTTGGCCCTTTCGAGTGGAGTGATAAAATTGGGCTGACTCATGTATTTGAGACGCTGGCTGCCTTATATGAAGACACTAAAGATGAGCGATATAAAATCAGCCCGCTTTTGAAAGCTAAATATATGCGAAACGAATCCTTTTATCGAAATCAAGCAAAGAAATAG
- a CDS encoding RidA family protein has product MKKKIIQTKNAPAAIGPYSQAIKVGNALFISGQIPIDPETDTMVIGGIEPSTHRVMKNIGAILEAAGCNYNHIVKATIFIKNMDDFTKINKVYSSYFLSDYPARETVEVARLPKDAEVEISVIATVP; this is encoded by the coding sequence ATGAAAAAGAAAATCATTCAAACTAAAAACGCTCCAGCTGCTATCGGGCCTTATTCCCAAGCAATCAAAGTGGGAAATGCCCTTTTTATTTCCGGCCAAATACCCATTGATCCTGAAACCGATACTATGGTTATTGGAGGTATAGAACCGTCAACCCACAGAGTCATGAAGAATATTGGTGCCATTCTGGAAGCAGCCGGCTGTAATTATAATCATATTGTAAAGGCTACTATTTTTATCAAAAACATGGACGACTTTACCAAGATCAATAAAGTCTATTCTTCTTATTTTCTAAGTGATTACCCGGCACGTGAGACAGTAGAAGTAGCGCGCTTACCAAAAGACGCAGAGGTAGAAATATCGGTAATTGCAACGGTTCCCTAA
- the trmB gene encoding tRNA (guanosine(46)-N7)-methyltransferase TrmB → MGKAKLFKIRSIDSFPNVFQNEHYTKPSLRDSLGNDRELKGKWQKDVFKNDNPIILELACGKGDYALAMAKKYPKKNFIGIDSKGARIFTGAKAGMDEKLTNLVFVRMKIENITLFFAENEVDEIWITFPDPFPRKRDAKRRLTSVSFLERYQCIIKPDASINFKTDDLPLFHFTKQALMEKGWQSEVYKEDIYASPLDFEELNIQTYYEKCHLKEGRKIQYLRSRYEKG, encoded by the coding sequence ATGGGTAAGGCTAAATTGTTTAAAATTCGGAGTATTGATTCCTTCCCTAATGTCTTTCAAAACGAGCATTACACCAAGCCATCTCTTAGAGATTCACTAGGTAACGATCGAGAATTGAAGGGCAAATGGCAAAAAGATGTCTTTAAAAATGATAACCCTATAATTCTTGAATTGGCATGTGGGAAAGGTGATTATGCGTTGGCAATGGCAAAGAAATATCCGAAAAAGAATTTCATCGGTATTGATTCAAAGGGCGCTCGAATTTTCACCGGAGCAAAAGCCGGCATGGATGAAAAGTTGACAAATCTGGTTTTTGTGCGAATGAAGATTGAAAATATTACACTTTTTTTTGCAGAAAATGAGGTGGATGAAATTTGGATTACTTTTCCAGATCCTTTTCCAAGAAAAAGGGACGCAAAGAGAAGACTGACCTCCGTCTCTTTCCTTGAGAGATACCAGTGCATAATAAAACCGGATGCATCAATTAACTTCAAAACAGATGATTTACCTTTGTTTCACTTCACTAAACAGGCACTCATGGAAAAAGGATGGCAATCTGAAGTTTATAAAGAAGATATTTATGCCAGTCCTTTAGATTTTGAAGAATTGAATATTCAAACTTATTATGAAAAATGCCATTTAAAAGAGGGGAGGAAGATTCAATATCTTAGAAGTCGTTATGAAAAAGGTTAA
- a CDS encoding MGMT family protein — protein sequence MKKVNSRLKEKKPIHNFSFFENVYDVVRLIPKGRVTSYGAIARYLGTAKSARMVGYALSSSHSVLPPVPAHRVLNRNGLLSGKNHFSPSDRMEQLLEEERVHVDNNAVVDFEKLFWDPTKELTI from the coding sequence ATGAAAAAGGTTAACTCCCGATTGAAAGAGAAGAAACCCATCCATAATTTCTCATTTTTTGAAAATGTGTATGATGTGGTGCGGTTGATTCCAAAAGGTAGAGTTACTAGTTATGGAGCAATTGCTCGCTATTTAGGAACTGCTAAATCAGCAAGAATGGTAGGCTATGCCTTGAGCAGTTCCCATTCTGTGCTTCCTCCTGTTCCGGCTCATAGAGTTTTAAACAGGAATGGTTTACTAAGCGGCAAAAATCATTTTTCCCCCTCTGATAGGATGGAACAACTTCTTGAGGAGGAGAGAGTACATGTAGATAATAATGCAGTCGTAGATTTTGAAAAATTGTTTTGGGATCCTACGAAGGAATTAACTATTTGA
- a CDS encoding serine hydrolase, giving the protein MAAANALFGAEKISGILPVTASNNFTEGTGFIFDTIYRLKLSFPEEVSIRKENLKQMDEIVRVGIQNKAFPGCQLLVAKDGKVIWNKSYGNKIYETKDRVNNTDVYDLASITKVAATTLAVMKLYDEGKLDLNLTVEDYLDLPKSATIRNLKLKDVLTHQAGLKAFIPFYKQTIGSDFDRYYRKAPDAVFSIPVADSLFLRSDYPDSIWHIISHSDIEEHPKYVYSDNDFYILQKIVERITGIGLSDYVEEFFYRPMGLTRIGYLPLNRISATRIPPTENDTIFRKRQIRGYVHDPGAAMIGGVAGHAGLFSNAFDLAALFQMLLNDGVYNGKRLLDSSTVRLFTSRHSKISRRGYGFDKPEPDISKSSPCYDKVPLSAFGHTGFTGTCVWSDPENHLTYVFLCNRVYPNAENNQLVKMNIRTDLQEVIYKALSN; this is encoded by the coding sequence TTGGCAGCGGCCAATGCCTTGTTTGGTGCAGAGAAAATCTCAGGAATACTACCTGTCACGGCATCAAATAATTTTACAGAGGGTACTGGATTTATTTTTGATACGATATACCGATTGAAACTCTCTTTTCCTGAAGAAGTATCTATAAGAAAGGAGAACTTGAAACAGATGGATGAAATTGTCCGGGTAGGGATTCAAAATAAGGCTTTTCCCGGTTGCCAGTTGCTGGTAGCAAAGGATGGGAAGGTGATCTGGAATAAATCGTATGGCAACAAAATTTATGAGACAAAGGATCGGGTCAATAATACCGATGTGTATGATCTTGCTTCCATCACAAAAGTAGCAGCTACGACTTTGGCCGTCATGAAGTTGTATGATGAAGGAAAACTAGATTTGAATCTGACGGTGGAGGATTACCTTGATTTGCCGAAAAGCGCTACCATACGAAACCTAAAACTGAAAGATGTTTTAACACATCAGGCCGGCTTGAAGGCTTTCATTCCATTTTACAAACAAACGATTGGTAGTGATTTTGACCGATATTATCGCAAAGCACCTGATGCTGTTTTCAGTATTCCGGTAGCAGATAGTTTATTCCTAAGATCCGATTATCCGGATTCGATCTGGCATATCATTTCTCATTCAGACATTGAAGAGCATCCTAAATATGTTTACAGCGATAATGACTTTTATATACTTCAAAAAATAGTCGAAAGAATTACTGGAATAGGCTTGAGTGACTATGTTGAGGAATTCTTTTACCGTCCGATGGGACTTACTCGGATTGGATATCTTCCTTTGAATAGAATCTCTGCTACCCGGATCCCTCCTACAGAAAACGATACAATCTTTCGCAAACGACAAATCAGAGGATACGTGCACGATCCCGGGGCGGCTATGATTGGAGGAGTAGCCGGACACGCCGGATTATTCAGTAATGCTTTTGATTTAGCAGCTTTATTTCAAATGCTGTTGAATGACGGAGTTTACAATGGGAAAAGACTTTTGGATTCTTCTACGGTAAGACTTTTTACTTCCCGGCACTCCAAAATTTCTCGTCGTGGTTATGGTTTTGATAAACCAGAGCCGGACATTTCAAAATCTTCTCCTTGTTATGATAAAGTTCCCTTATCGGCTTTTGGTCATACAGGCTTCACCGGTACCTGTGTTTGGAGCGACCCGGAGAATCATTTGACCTATGTTTTCCTTTGTAATAGGGTATATCCCAACGCGGAAAACAACCAGTTAGTTAAAATGAATATCCGTACTGATTTACAGGAGGTAATTTATAAAGCCCTTAGCAATTAA
- a CDS encoding glycoside hydrolase family 3 → MKKIILALFSVSCFLYSAGQNPDFVNWRKDEACMKWVDSVYNQLSLEEKIGQFFMLPAYTSGKDYNMDSVLNLVKKGKAGGVIFFKGLPEAQAKWTNKLQDSSKVNCLVAIDGEWGLAMRLDSTISFPKQMTLGAISDNQLIYDMGREIGRECKRMGIHVNFAPDVDVNNNPNNPVINERSFGENKFKVAAKGVAYANGLQDEGILACAKHFPGHGDVNQDSHKELPLILKSALSMDSLELYPFKALVNNDVGSVMVAHLNIPSLDRDTGSVASLSKKVTTDLLKVTLGFDGLVFSDALNMKGVSKFYKPGTVDSIAFMAGNDILVFSENANEGIQKIKSAVDSGKISPIDFQMRVKKVLAYKYKLGLNNPQRIKMGNLYADLNNTKATLLRQKLYEKAITIAANLDKRLPFKDWDYKRVASLSIGNSGTSMFQNHINQFAEMDLFNQSQEHSRTGFKNLIDSLAKYDLVIIDLHGMSRLASKNYNVSEEMRKFTEALSGRTKVVLVVFGNPYSLQYFEFLP, encoded by the coding sequence ATGAAAAAAATTATTCTGGCTCTGTTTTCTGTTTCGTGCTTTCTTTATTCCGCAGGCCAGAATCCTGATTTTGTCAATTGGCGGAAGGATGAAGCCTGTATGAAATGGGTAGATTCAGTTTATAATCAATTGTCTTTAGAGGAAAAGATAGGGCAGTTCTTCATGCTTCCTGCATACACCTCGGGGAAAGACTACAACATGGATTCGGTACTGAATTTGGTAAAGAAGGGCAAGGCCGGTGGAGTGATTTTCTTTAAGGGACTGCCTGAAGCACAAGCAAAGTGGACGAACAAATTGCAGGATTCGTCGAAGGTCAACTGCTTGGTGGCGATTGACGGAGAATGGGGTTTGGCGATGCGATTAGATTCAACGATTTCATTTCCAAAACAAATGACGCTTGGAGCAATTTCCGATAACCAATTGATCTATGACATGGGGCGCGAGATTGGGCGGGAATGCAAGCGAATGGGAATCCATGTCAACTTTGCGCCGGATGTGGATGTGAATAATAATCCGAATAATCCGGTTATCAATGAAAGGAGCTTTGGCGAGAATAAATTTAAGGTGGCAGCAAAAGGGGTGGCTTATGCCAATGGTTTGCAGGACGAAGGTATATTGGCTTGTGCCAAACATTTTCCGGGCCACGGTGATGTGAACCAGGATTCTCACAAAGAACTTCCCCTTATCTTGAAAAGTGCGCTGAGTATGGATAGTCTGGAGCTTTACCCTTTTAAAGCATTGGTGAACAATGATGTGGGAAGTGTGATGGTGGCACATTTGAATATCCCCTCTTTGGATCGTGACACTGGTTCGGTGGCCTCTCTTTCTAAAAAAGTGACGACCGATCTGTTGAAAGTCACACTGGGTTTTGACGGTCTGGTTTTTTCGGATGCGCTGAACATGAAGGGGGTGAGTAAATTTTATAAGCCTGGGACGGTAGATTCTATTGCGTTCATGGCCGGTAATGATATTCTTGTTTTCAGTGAAAATGCAAACGAGGGAATTCAGAAAATCAAATCCGCGGTGGACAGCGGAAAGATTTCGCCTATTGATTTTCAAATGCGGGTGAAGAAAGTGCTGGCTTATAAATATAAGTTGGGATTAAATAATCCGCAACGGATTAAGATGGGAAACCTTTATGCGGATTTGAATAACACGAAGGCTACACTCCTTCGCCAGAAACTCTATGAAAAAGCGATCACCATAGCTGCTAATTTGGATAAACGACTTCCATTTAAAGACTGGGATTATAAAAGAGTAGCCTCTCTCTCTATTGGAAACAGCGGCACTTCCATGTTTCAAAATCATATCAACCAATTTGCTGAAATGGATTTGTTTAACCAATCACAGGAGCATAGCCGGACTGGATTTAAGAATCTGATAGACTCTCTGGCGAAGTATGATTTGGTGATTATTGACCTGCATGGAATGTCGCGTCTTGCTTCCAAGAATTATAACGTAAGCGAAGAAATGAGGAAGTTTACGGAAGCGCTTTCAGGAAGGACAAAAGTGGTGTTGGTTGTTTTCGGAAATCCATACAGCTTACAATACTTTGAGTTTCTGCCCTAG
- the mutL gene encoding DNA mismatch repair endonuclease MutL, whose product MDIIRLLPDNIANQIAAGEVIQRPASAVKEMMENSIDSGANHIKLIVKAAGKNLLQVIDNGCGMSETDARMCFEKHATSKIREAEDLFNIRTMGFRGEALASIAAIAQVELKTRQSNEALGTCIEIEGMKVLKQEPCQTPEGTSVAIKNLFFNVPARRNFLKSDAVELKNIIEEFQRIALAHPHIGFQLFNNDYEMFHLKSGNMKQRIVSLFGDNYAQKIVPVEEQSYSLHVYGFIGKPEFSKKTRGEQYIFVNNRFIKSPYLNHAVSMGYEQMMPKDTFPFFVLFLDIDPTKIDINVHPAKYEIKFEDEKLVYTFVNLGVKHALGAYSISPTLDFNQEAHLNTSGAFDQTPRTWIEITQHATQNKEAKKFAPPSNFEPLSRREENNLKNWERMMPSSKSAHRDQTSAISIPDEHDEHEVIKEAVPPHQLHNRYIVSQIKSGFILIDQQAAHERIMYERYLKLLEKHKNETQRQLFPQSLELSASDAQIMLEILPEVNNLGFEIQEFGKNTFVIHGFPADILQGDEKKMVEELIEQYKMNATISRLSKRENLARSLAQSSAIKAGKTLGQEEMKTLIDELFACQKPYHAPNGRFTVISFSNEEMEKRFENK is encoded by the coding sequence ATGGACATCATCAGACTGCTACCCGACAATATCGCCAACCAAATTGCCGCCGGAGAGGTCATTCAACGTCCTGCATCGGCTGTAAAGGAAATGATGGAGAACTCGATTGACAGTGGCGCCAATCACATCAAACTGATTGTGAAAGCTGCCGGCAAAAATCTTTTGCAGGTGATTGACAACGGCTGTGGCATGAGCGAAACCGATGCCCGCATGTGTTTTGAAAAACACGCCACTTCCAAAATTCGCGAAGCCGAAGATTTATTCAATATCCGAACGATGGGCTTTCGCGGCGAGGCGCTGGCTTCTATTGCGGCTATTGCTCAAGTGGAACTTAAAACCCGACAATCAAACGAAGCCCTCGGCACTTGTATTGAAATTGAGGGGATGAAGGTTTTGAAGCAGGAGCCATGCCAAACACCGGAAGGAACTTCTGTGGCGATCAAAAATCTATTTTTCAATGTACCCGCTCGAAGGAATTTCTTGAAGAGCGACGCTGTTGAACTGAAAAATATTATCGAGGAATTTCAACGCATTGCGCTGGCGCATCCGCACATCGGCTTTCAGTTATTCAATAACGATTATGAAATGTTTCATCTCAAGTCGGGAAATATGAAACAGCGAATCGTTTCGCTCTTTGGTGATAACTATGCGCAGAAAATTGTACCGGTAGAAGAACAAAGCTATTCGCTGCATGTATATGGATTTATCGGCAAACCCGAATTCTCCAAAAAGACTCGAGGGGAACAATATATTTTCGTCAACAACCGGTTTATCAAATCTCCCTATCTGAACCATGCGGTTTCTATGGGCTATGAGCAAATGATGCCCAAAGATACCTTCCCTTTCTTTGTATTGTTCCTCGACATTGATCCTACTAAAATTGACATCAACGTCCACCCTGCCAAATATGAAATCAAGTTTGAGGATGAAAAACTGGTTTACACCTTTGTGAATCTGGGAGTGAAACATGCGCTCGGTGCTTATAGCATTTCGCCCACCCTCGATTTTAACCAAGAGGCACACCTCAACACCAGCGGTGCTTTTGACCAAACACCGCGCACCTGGATCGAAATCACTCAGCACGCTACTCAAAACAAAGAGGCCAAGAAGTTTGCTCCCCCTTCTAATTTCGAACCTTTAAGTCGGCGAGAAGAAAACAATCTGAAGAACTGGGAAAGGATGATGCCCTCCTCGAAATCAGCACATAGAGATCAGACATCAGCAATCAGTATTCCGGACGAACATGACGAACACGAAGTCATTAAAGAAGCGGTTCCTCCTCATCAACTCCATAACCGTTATATCGTTTCGCAAATCAAGAGCGGATTTATTTTGATTGACCAACAAGCGGCACATGAGCGCATCATGTATGAGCGCTATCTCAAACTATTAGAAAAACATAAAAACGAAACCCAGCGGCAACTTTTTCCGCAGAGTTTAGAGTTGAGTGCCTCCGATGCACAAATCATGCTAGAGATTCTTCCCGAAGTCAACAACTTAGGTTTTGAGATACAGGAGTTTGGCAAAAACACTTTTGTCATCCACGGTTTCCCCGCCGATATTTTGCAGGGCGATGAAAAGAAAATGGTGGAAGAACTCATCGAGCAGTATAAAATGAACGCCACCATCAGCCGCCTCAGCAAAAGAGAAAACCTCGCCCGCTCACTGGCACAAAGTTCTGCCATCAAAGCCGGAAAAACTCTGGGACAGGAAGAAATGAAAACCCTTATTGACGAACTCTTCGCCTGCCAAAAACCTTACCACGCCCCCAACGGGCGCTTCACCGTCATTTCTTTCAGCAATGAGGAGATGGAGAAGCGGTTTGAGAATAAATAA
- a CDS encoding fibronectin type III domain-containing protein, whose translation MRRWLWRAAKLKKKGGDGNSGKKIVAYVQVQSGRRFYGASGGDAVIIESANMFVQDSNAPDHGIPTQVQHLSLSHHDLFGHIDAHWDAVHHYGHVWYNIRYTFTDPLGGGTITWVPFDHDVSSTTIDFSDPAHAGQIVWFEVRAVNAAGAGEWSVAVPIIISSGVPAP comes from the coding sequence GTGCGGCGATGGCTGTGGCGCGCCGCCAAATTGAAAAAGAAAGGCGGCGATGGAAATAGTGGCAAGAAAATAGTTGCCTACGTGCAAGTTCAAAGCGGGCGGCGTTTTTATGGGGCCAGCGGCGGAGATGCAGTTATCATCGAAAGCGCCAATATGTTTGTTCAGGATTCAAACGCTCCGGACCATGGCATTCCCACACAGGTGCAGCATCTTTCTTTATCTCATCATGATTTGTTCGGACATATTGATGCGCATTGGGACGCGGTTCATCACTACGGTCATGTTTGGTATAACATCCGCTATACGTTTACGGACCCTCTGGGCGGCGGCACCATCACTTGGGTTCCTTTCGACCATGATGTTTCTTCCACAACGATTGATTTCTCAGACCCTGCTCATGCCGGACAGATTGTTTGGTTTGAGGTGCGGGCGGTAAATGCGGCGGGAGCCGGGGAGTGGAGTGTAGCTGTTCCGATTATTATTTCAAGCGGAGTCCCTGCACCCTGA
- a CDS encoding noncanonical pyrimidine nucleotidase, YjjG family has product MEELKTYRHIFFDLDHTLWDFETNSRLVLEKMFGDNKLEEKGAPSFEEFHKRYVRINDTYWARYHNGIVSKEKLRHGRFYDTLKEFGIRDAALAEILADTYQSLSPRMTALFPDALEVLKYLQGKYALHLITNGFAEVQWIKIEHSGLKPFFEHIIISEEVGTQKPDKQIFDLAVKRANTTAYESIMVGDNYNTDIVGARNAGLDQVFFNPRKQRKREPVTFEITQLAELKGIL; this is encoded by the coding sequence ATGGAGGAACTAAAAACCTATAGGCACATATTCTTTGATCTCGATCATACGCTTTGGGATTTTGAAACCAATTCGCGATTGGTGTTGGAAAAAATGTTCGGGGATAATAAACTGGAGGAGAAAGGAGCGCCTTCATTTGAAGAATTCCATAAAAGATATGTGCGCATCAACGATACTTACTGGGCGCGCTATCACAATGGGATTGTATCTAAGGAAAAATTGCGTCATGGAAGATTTTATGACACGCTGAAAGAATTTGGAATCAGAGATGCAGCACTGGCAGAGATTTTGGCAGACACCTATCAGTCCCTCAGCCCCAGAATGACGGCGCTGTTTCCTGATGCACTTGAAGTGTTAAAGTATTTGCAAGGGAAATATGCACTTCATCTCATCACCAATGGTTTTGCAGAAGTGCAGTGGATTAAAATTGAACATTCAGGTCTCAAACCTTTTTTTGAGCACATCATTATTTCGGAAGAAGTAGGAACACAAAAGCCGGATAAACAGATCTTTGATTTGGCAGTGAAACGAGCCAATACGACCGCCTATGAAAGCATCATGGTGGGCGATAATTATAATACCGACATAGTAGGCGCTCGAAACGCCGGACTGGATCAGGTGTTTTTCAATCCAAGAAAACAACGAAAAAGAGAACCCGTGACTTTTGAAATCACCCAACTCGCAGAGCTAAAGGGAATTCTTTGA
- the mce gene encoding methylmalonyl-CoA epimerase encodes MLKIEHIGIAVKDLEASNTLFAKLFGKPHYKIEPVVSEHVNTSFFEIGESKIELLHATSPDSAIAKFIEKKGEGIHHIAFAVENIEKEVERLKAEGFQAISEKPKRGADNKLVFFFHPKSTNGVLIELCQEISE; translated from the coding sequence ATGCTCAAGATAGAACACATAGGAATAGCGGTGAAAGATTTAGAGGCTTCCAACACTCTTTTTGCTAAACTTTTCGGAAAGCCACACTACAAAATAGAACCGGTGGTTAGTGAACACGTAAACACTTCTTTCTTCGAAATCGGTGAATCGAAAATAGAGTTGCTCCATGCCACTTCCCCAGATAGCGCTATCGCAAAGTTCATTGAAAAGAAAGGTGAAGGAATTCATCACATTGCTTTTGCAGTAGAGAATATTGAAAAGGAAGTGGAACGATTGAAAGCAGAAGGTTTTCAGGCCATTTCAGAAAAACCGAAGCGTGGAGCGGATAATAAACTCGTGTTTTTCTTTCATCCAAAATCAACCAACGGAGTGCTGATTGAACTCTGTCAGGAGATCAGTGAATAA
- a CDS encoding iron-sulfur cluster assembly accessory protein yields the protein MLFVSDNAKKKIEEIMHEQKMTTDHFIRVSVQGGGCSGLSYKMDFDNKLNSDDQQFEDKGVKLVTDLRSFLYVCNTTLDFSDGLNGKGFEFKNPNASRSCACGDSFAV from the coding sequence ATGCTATTTGTATCAGATAATGCCAAGAAGAAGATTGAAGAAATCATGCACGAACAGAAAATGACCACAGATCATTTTATCCGCGTTTCTGTTCAGGGCGGTGGTTGCTCGGGGCTTTCCTACAAAATGGATTTCGATAACAAACTGAATTCAGACGACCAGCAATTTGAAGACAAGGGAGTGAAGTTGGTCACCGACCTGCGGTCTTTCCTCTATGTCTGCAATACGACTTTAGATTTCTCAGATGGCTTGAACGGAAAAGGGTTTGAATTTAAAAACCCAAATGCCTCGCGCAGTTGCGCTTGCGGCGATAGTTTTGCCGTTTAA